GTTATATTTCCTGCTTCAAAATGGCAACCAGCTACGCCATCTTCTACAATTTCTACCATACCACCTAATTTAGTCACTAGTACGGGTAGACCACACGCAAAAGCTTCAGCGATTGTTAAGGGAAAACCTTCATACCAAATAGAAGGAAAGACTAAAAATTGTGCATTCTGCATCAGATTCAATACTGTTGGCTTATCTTGAAATCCCAAGAATTGAATCGCTTTGTCAGCATTAGCATTTTTAACCTTTTGTTGCAAAGTTTGGCGTAAAGGACCATCACCAACAATTTTTAGCGGTACGCGTAAATCATTTTCTATGTAGGCATCAATTAAGACTGAAACTCCTTTTTCTTCAGATAATCTGCCTACAAAAAGTAAATAGTCACCACGTTTTTCATTTTGAGTTAGAGAATCAGGAGCAAAAACAAAATTTGGTTTTATATAAATCTTGTCCGATGGCAAGCCAGCCGGAATCAATTTCTCTTTTTGAAATTGGGTAAAGACAATATAGGCATCTACCCGTTCACGCCAAGTCCCTCGCAGTCGATGCCATGTAATCATAGCAGTTACAGCAGAACTTTGCAGGCGTGAGTTGCGGTAGCAGCCATGTGCAACACCTTGCCAGGGTATTAACTCGCCAATACAATCTTCACAAATTTTGCCTTCACGAAAAGGCATTGCTTTTGGACAAACAAGTCTGTAGTTGTGCAAAGTTTGTACAACAGGTAACCCATTTTCTTTACAAGCATCATAGACTGAAGGAGACAGCAGTGGAAAAAAGTTGTGTACGTGAACTACATCAGGACGAAAATGCTCAATTTCTTGGCTAACTTGTTGTTTAGCAGAATGTGAGTAAATTGCGTTGATACCAGCTGTCACTTTATCCCATGGATTTGTAATGTCTTTATTACTAACTTCTAACACACGTATTTTGTGACCGTTTGCCTCTAGTAAAGACTTTTCAGCCTGTACTACTCCATCTTCTCCACCTGCTAGTTGATAGCGGTTATGTAGCACTAGCACTTTCATAAAAATCACCTTTTTATAATTGTATATTGACGCTCAATATACTTATTTTATTAGGTAAAAAGAACTATAATTCGTCTTTTTACTATTTAGTCAATAACATTGAAAATCTAATATTTTTTCATCAATTAGATTCAAAATTTTTGAATTTATCACTATATCAAATTTTCTAGCAAAAAAATGTGAGGCTTTGAAAAGCTTATCAAAATCATCTTCCTCTAAAATTCCTGGAGGAGTAGGATTGTGTTTTGACCAGTCAATATACCTGTAATTATTATTAATAGTTCTATCCTTAAATTGAGAATTGAGAATAATTGTTTGAAAGAAGATCTCATCAGGAACATAAGTATATTTGAAATAATTCACAAACTGAGAATTAGATTGAACAAACTGATTAATATAATTCAAGCATTCTTTTGACAAACACCACCACTGGCTACCTCCATATGGCTCAAATCCATAAGGAAATTTTCGCTTGAGAGGAATGTGAAAATGGTTTCCGCGAAAACGAAAATGCCAAACATTAATTCTTTTTAGGGCTGGATAGTGTCCAAGCTCCTTAACCCACTTATTTTTTGAATACAGTGAGAAAAAATCTATAAATTCTTTTCCTTGATTGTCTTTTAAAAATTTTTTAAATTCATTCACGGGCTTTATTGGGTAATCTTGCCCTGAAAGTAATACAGAATAATCAAAGTTTAAATGTAGTTTAAATATTTGTTGGATTCCTTCAAGGGTGGCATTGACAATATTAAAATCTCCCCAATGAGTTTTATATCTTTTTAAAAAATAAATATTTGAAAAATGCTTGAGTTTTTCTATGAATTGATTGTAAACTTCAGGTTTTGTGTTGCCATCAATATGAATAAAAAAGAAGGCTTCATGAGAAGCATTATTTAATCTTAAAATTAAACGAGTTAGTTGTGTGGGATTCTTATGTGCAAGAATTATATAAGCTATTCTCATGATTCCTCATCTTCGCTTACAAAACTGTTTGACGTAGAGAATGTTTTCAAATCATGAAATCAAAGAGGTTTAAACAAACAGAAATTTTTGACCAAGTTATATTTAATGACAAAAAGCTCCTTACATTTAAGTCACTAATTTTCCTAAATTACCTGATACTAAAGACCAGTCACGATCTGAATTAATTTCCTTTCTACGGCGACTCCCATTTCCAATGGAAGCTCCTACTAGTATGCCTAATGGATTCATTGAAAAAATGTATACTACCACGTTATCACTTAGCATTCCTAATGCGACAGCTACCAAAGCAAGGAAAGCAGCAAGGTGAATATGAGCAACCGTTCTATCGTTGCGGTCTGCCCACTGCCAGTTTTGCCAAGTTTTCGCCATTAATCCAAAATATCCCAGAAACCATAGGAGCGTACCAATTAAACCGTAATCATGAAAAATTCTTAAGTAATCGTTATGTGGGTGATCGAAAGCGGGACCAGCAGCTTTGAGAGCGATTGTAACAGAACCTGGTCCTTTACCAATCCAAGGCGATTGCAATGCTGATTCGTATGCAATTGGCCAAGCTGCACCTCGTCCAGCTGTATTGATTTTGACACCACCAACAGTAGCATTATCCCCTACGTCTGTAAAACGAGCTCGTATTGGTTCTACAAATGTAAATGCTAAATACGACACTGTAATTATGAGACATATAGTGGCAATCAAACGCACCCAGCCCTTAATGGTTGTTAAGGATATTTGAGATAAGGGGAATAGAATTAAACATATGATTGCTGCTGTGCGGGAAAAACTAAAAGCGATCGCGATTGTCGTGGAAATCGACCACAAGAATCCTCCCGGTAAGCGATATCGCCACCATGCCAAAAACCAAGCAAGCCCTATAATAGCGAATAAGGCAAATGAGCGAGCACCCATAATACTGCTCGTTCCCGGACCACCTAAAACAATACTTAGCCCGTAAAGCCCCACTGATATCTGAGCCGCTCTTGTGAAAGTATGGCTGATATACTCTGGGGGATCAAAGGTGCGGTAACTCTGTGTAATACTAAGTATCGTAAATCCTACAAATGCTAAAAATACTGCTTGGTTCTGAATTGCATTAACAATGGGCAAACTAGATTTTGAAGAAAACCAAAACCAAATGATGAGGTTTGATAAGATAAAGAGTACCAGACATGATGTTGATAATACAGCTTTAGGCATCCTAGAGCGAGAAAGTACTAGAAACCAACTTGCTCCAGCTAGAAGTATGGTCAGTACACCTTGACTGCTGATTGGACCAAAGCTAAATTTACGGGTTAGATCTGTCAGTCCGCTAAGGATAAGGGTTAGAGATAATAAAGTCTTGTACAAGTTCATATTGGTCTGCGCTAAGTTGGAGCGTAATGCATACGTATTTCTGAAAACTATTTAGGTGACAGTACTATTTAGTAATATGCAGTTTGTGACTTTCGCAAGAAACTGTGCTGCGGTCTCTGGAGTATGTTCAGCTATAATCTGTTTGGAGTTTCTCCCAAAAGAGGCAATTAAGTCTGGAGTACTGATGAATTGATACATAGCATCGGCTACCTCTTCAGGATTGCGCGGATCGAAAAGGTAGCCATTGTGTCCGTCAAGCACTAATTCAGATGCTCCTGCCCACTTAGAGCATAAAATGGGTTTACCGTAAGCCATACTTTCCAGCACAACCATTCCCCAGGTATCTTCTAAAGTAGGAAGGATAAAAACATCTGCTAGTTGAAAATATTCTCCTATACGACTATAGTCAACCCATCCTATCCACTTGATGGATTGTTCTAACCCATAGTCCTTACTCATATTTTCCAACTTCTCTCTGTCAGGTCCTTGACCAATAATCATTAATGTGTAGTTGCTGCATCCTCGTTGTTGAAGAATTTCACAAGCTTTGAGTAATAAATGTAGACCTTTTCTAGGAATTAACTGTCCTACAAATAGAAATATAGGTTGCTGTAGCTCTTGCTGATTCAATTCACTGTTTTCTGCTAACTTTGACATTGCCTTAGCTGTCGGTACTTCATAGGGTCGAGCAAAAGTGCGAGTTTGCTTAGCACCCAGTATATCAATTAAATAAGCCTTACCTGCTTCGCTATTGGTAATAAAAGCATCAGCAAACTGAACCATCCTCCTGCGGAAGAAGAGGCGAATTGGAGAGTTACGAAAGTCTACATTTGGCGTACTACCTTCATAAGCAATAATCACTCGCCATTTGGTCAGTAGCTTAAGCAATATTGCCAACAAAGTCCATGCCGAAAAACCGTTTGCAAAAACTATCTGTGGTTTAAATTTCAGAAGTTTCCCTATAATAGCGGGAGAAACATACATAACACCACGGGAGTATGATTCTTCTGATTCAGTTATGGTCAATAACTTCATTTTTCCCACTAACTCTACCTTGAATGAATTCTCATATCCCGAAGCAAAGCCAGTCCAAAAACCCGTATATATAATCGTCTGTGGAAATATTTTTGTAAATTCGCTAAATAAAGGGTGCCAATAATTACCTCCTTCAATAGTGGGAAATACCCAAGCGACTCGAGGGGATTCTACTAGTTTTTCTAACTCGTTTTCTCGCTCTGAACTAATCATATTTACTCATTACTAGTAGTTGATTGACCTTAAACTAAGGATGATAAAACAGTGTGCCAGCGTTCTACAAAAACAGTTTTATTGTACTCAGAAGCCTTATGGTGTGCTGCTACACCCATTTGCAGTAGTCTTTCGCGATCGGTAAGTGCAACTTTTAATGTTTCTGCAATGCATTTTGCATCTCGTTCAATCAACCACCCATTAACACCATTTTGTAAAAACTCTTCTACTCCATAGACTTTCGTTGCAATAATGGGTAAGCTAGCAACAGCAGCTTGAAGAGTCACTAAAGGAAATACTTCATAGTTTGATGGAAAAACAAATAAATCAGATAGCCATAAATAAGGGCGTACATCTGATTGAAAACCTAAAAAAACTACTTTTTCGGCAATTTCTAATCTATCTCTAATTGCTGCATATTCTTTAATTTCACTGTGATTACCACCAACAATAAGTAGTTTTGCCTGAGGATTTTTTAGAATTGCTAAAGCTTCAAGTAATGGCTTTAAACCCTTGCGATCAAAGTCACCTAACGCTGCAAAAACAAGCACTACATCCTCTGAACTCAATCCTAGCTTTGTACGCATTAATTGGGAATCAAAGGTTTGAGGGCGTGTAAAGTGCTCAACATCAACTGGGTTAGGAATTCTTTTGATTTTCTTTTCGAGCAAGGAACCGTAGACTTGAGTTAACTCATTAGCCAGCCCTTTGGATGGAACAACAATAGTTTCGGCATGAGTATATGCTTTGACTTCTTGACTGGCATTAAACCGTCTGTTAATTGAACGAGCGAATCTTCTTGGAAAACTGGCTTTATTTGGAAACCGTTTCAAGTATGCTTTATGGCAAAAATGTGCATAGCAAATATCACAGTTAGGAAATTCTCCTTCAGTACCTATAACAATTTGAGGTTCACCTTCAACGCGAACGTAGTTTCGATAGTACTGAGGTGCAAGCCAATTAAATGCCATGAAGCGGAGAAAAACAGGTTTTTCTGGGAGTGGTACTCTAATCCATTTAATTCGATCGGGTGCTGGATTTTCAAACTTGTCTGCAAAGACTACAAATTGATAGTCTTCACATAACCCACGAATCATTTGGAGAAGACAACTTCCAATCGGGCTATTTGAAGTGACACACAAATCAAAAATAGCAACTGTTTTTTTACTCATTTACATATAACTAAAAATAGTACTGGCAAATTGTTCAACTGTATTTTGCTCGGCTAGAAGTTTCATTTTATTGCGATCGCAAAACTTTTCTGGAGTTTCAAGTAAAAACTCAGTTAACCCTCGAGCAATTTCATTTGGTACAGTTGAGTCAACTGTTAAACCAAGCTGGTGGCGGCGAGTAATTTCTCCCATCAAACCATAATCTGACGATAGAACAGGTTTTTGAGCCGCCGCCGCCCTAACCAAAATAGCGCTCATTCCAACATGACGTTGGTATGGAGCCAGTATGACATCTGCTAGCTGGAAGTATGTTTGAATATCACGGTCAACAACGAATTGGTTACAGGTAATAATTTGCACTGGCAAAGACTGAGAAAGATGAGCAATTTTAGCTCGAACCTGTGATTCTATCCCAGAATCGATCGGCCCAACCAGTAACAAACAAAGTTTCTGACACACATTCGATGGTAAAAGAGAAACAGCTTCTAGTAGCTGGTGTAGCCCTTTACGTTGATTCAACCCGCCGAATAAAAGCAAAACTTTCCGGTCAGCCTCAACACCCAAACTATGACGCAGTTTCTCTGGAGGCATTGTTGAGGTGTTGTTATAAATCTCCACTGGGTCTGGTAGATATACCATGTTCGCAGCAGTGTTGAACTGGTTCAAATGTTTCAACACAAAAGGGTCTAAGCATAACAAAGTTTTTAACTGTCGATGACGCAAAACCAAAGATAGCAAGAATTTTTCATAAGACTGCTGCAATCGGTCTTTCCAAGTGGGCTTGTAGTGTTCAAAGTCATCGTAGTGGAAGGTCGGTCTGAAGTAGATAGCGGAGAAAGAACATGGAGATTTTCCACCAAAAGCTATAGGAATTTGAAGCGTATCAAAGTACATTAACAAACAATGAGTTGCATTGAGTGCTTTAGCGTACTTGCGGCATAACTTCCACTCTTGAAAAAAATAAATTTTCCTGTTCAAATAACTTGACTGAGGAAAAAAAGCAGTTTCTTCTGCAACACTTATCGGAACAAAGTTCACCCGGTCTTGACCGTATTTTGAAGCCAAGTTAACAATATCAGTATGCCGTTGCATGAACTTGGGTGATACGACAACATCAAGGCATCCCGGACCGCCGCGTTCACCCCAGAAGTTAATCAGATGCTGAATATAACCAGGATGATGACCATCTGTTGCAAGGTTAAATAGCATAATCTTGCGATCGCTTCCGATCTGGTTGCGGTCAATCCAGAGTGTGCTGTTTTGACTAAGTTCTGGCATACTGTTCCTCTTGAGCGACTACGATTTCCTGAAAAATCTCCTTGATACTCAAAGTAATTCCCCATTCTGGGAAATGTGACTTCATCTTGCTTAAATCAGAAATGTAGCAAATGTGATCGCCAATTCGGTTCTGCTCAACATAGACCCAATTCATCTTGCGGTTTGTCAAGCTCTCAACTAGGTCAAACGCTTCAAGGATTGATACGCTATTTTCACGTCCCCCACCCAAATTGTATACTTCGCCCGGTTTGGGATTGCGTCGGAATGCTTCAAATGCTTGAATGACATCGTAGCTGTGGATGTTATCTCGGACTTGTTTACCCTTGTAACCAAAAACTTTGTATGTACCGCCACTTACTGCTACCTTCACCAAGTATGACAAGAAGCCGTGCAATTCTACTCCGGAATGAGAAGGTCCGGTTAAACAACCTCCGCGAAAGATTCCTACTTTCATGCCAAAATAGCGACCATATTCTTGAGCTACAACATCAGCTGCAGTTTTAGAAGCCCCAAACAGAGAGTGCAAGCATTGGTCAATGCGACAGTTTTCTGATATACCGTTGAAATCTTCTGCTCTAGCGTAGTCATATCGTTTGTCTTTCTCAATCAATGGTACCTCATTTGGAGCATCACCATAGACCTTGTTAGTACTCATATGAATAAAGACAGCTTCCGGACAGAACTGTCGCGTGGCTTCCAGTAAATTTACTGTACCCAAAGCATTAACTTCAAAGTCCAAGAGCGGAATCTGACAAGCTTTATCGTGAGACGGTTGAGCTGCACAGTGAACGATCAGGTCAAAAGGATTTTCTTTGAATAAATCAAAAATACTTTGGCGATCGCGAATATCTATATTCTTGTGTTCAAAAAACTGAGTGTTGTCCTTCAAACGATGAAGGTTCCAAGTCGTGTCTCCTTGAGCACCAAAGAAGGTAGCACGCATATTGTTGTCCACACCAACAACATGATGACCCTCTCTATCGTAATATGCAACAGCTTCAGAGCCAATTAAACCACTTGAACCCGTAACTAGTACTTTCATTTGCTTTCTCTATAGTTTCAAGACTGCATCTACTTTGAACGCGGTGGATTGCTGCCCTCAACTTGAGTCTTAACCTGTGATTTATCTTTTCCCTTGTAATTTATTCTATGTAAACTTTTGCTATCAGGACTATCCGTGAATTTATAAAGTATCTTTACTGATAGTTTACATTGACCATATTTTTCTGTTACTCCCTTTCCGCCAGAAAATTACCTATTAAAAAACTGCCAAGACGCTAAGGACGCCAAGAAAAAGAAAGAACAGGATCGGTAATTTTACACTGGGAAGGGAGTAGTGTTATCTAAATATTGTAAAATAAATCACTGCAAGTATCTTAAGAGGGTTAAGATTAAAGCTTGTTATTTTGAAGGATGCAAGATTCTAACCTCCCAGATCTTCTTATAGTAAAGAAGAATAAACTAGCCCTGTTTGCTTTGCACATTTTTCCCATGTAAAAAGTTTTACTCTTTCTTTCCCCAGCGTGACTAAATCCAAAGCTCTTTGTTCTGAGAACAAAATCTTTTCTAACGCTTCGGTAATGCTTTCAGCTTCTTCAGGGT
This genomic interval from Scytonema hofmannii PCC 7110 contains the following:
- a CDS encoding glycosyltransferase family 4 protein codes for the protein MKVLVLHNRYQLAGGEDGVVQAEKSLLEANGHKIRVLEVSNKDITNPWDKVTAGINAIYSHSAKQQVSQEIEHFRPDVVHVHNFFPLLSPSVYDACKENGLPVVQTLHNYRLVCPKAMPFREGKICEDCIGELIPWQGVAHGCYRNSRLQSSAVTAMITWHRLRGTWRERVDAYIVFTQFQKEKLIPAGLPSDKIYIKPNFVFAPDSLTQNEKRGDYLLFVGRLSEEKGVSVLIDAYIENDLRVPLKIVGDGPLRQTLQQKVKNANADKAIQFLGFQDKPTVLNLMQNAQFLVFPSIWYEGFPLTIAEAFACGLPVLVTKLGGMVEIVEDGVAGCHFEAGNITDLTAKIKWLMTHPEKRTAMGQNARQTYEAKYTPQANYQQLMNIYQQIANKKSA
- a CDS encoding beta-1,6-N-acetylglucosaminyltransferase gives rise to the protein MRIAYIILAHKNPTQLTRLILRLNNASHEAFFFIHIDGNTKPEVYNQFIEKLKHFSNIYFLKRYKTHWGDFNIVNATLEGIQQIFKLHLNFDYSVLLSGQDYPIKPVNEFKKFLKDNQGKEFIDFFSLYSKNKWVKELGHYPALKRINVWHFRFRGNHFHIPLKRKFPYGFEPYGGSQWWCLSKECLNYINQFVQSNSQFVNYFKYTYVPDEIFFQTIILNSQFKDRTINNNYRYIDWSKHNPTPPGILEEDDFDKLFKASHFFARKFDIVINSKILNLIDEKILDFQCY
- a CDS encoding O-antigen ligase family protein — its product is MNLYKTLLSLTLILSGLTDLTRKFSFGPISSQGVLTILLAGASWFLVLSRSRMPKAVLSTSCLVLFILSNLIIWFWFSSKSSLPIVNAIQNQAVFLAFVGFTILSITQSYRTFDPPEYISHTFTRAAQISVGLYGLSIVLGGPGTSSIMGARSFALFAIIGLAWFLAWWRYRLPGGFLWSISTTIAIAFSFSRTAAIICLILFPLSQISLTTIKGWVRLIATICLIITVSYLAFTFVEPIRARFTDVGDNATVGGVKINTAGRGAAWPIAYESALQSPWIGKGPGSVTIALKAAGPAFDHPHNDYLRIFHDYGLIGTLLWFLGYFGLMAKTWQNWQWADRNDRTVAHIHLAAFLALVAVALGMLSDNVVVYIFSMNPLGILVGASIGNGSRRRKEINSDRDWSLVSGNLGKLVT
- a CDS encoding glycosyltransferase family 4 protein produces the protein MISSERENELEKLVESPRVAWVFPTIEGGNYWHPLFSEFTKIFPQTIIYTGFWTGFASGYENSFKVELVGKMKLLTITESEESYSRGVMYVSPAIIGKLLKFKPQIVFANGFSAWTLLAILLKLLTKWRVIIAYEGSTPNVDFRNSPIRLFFRRRMVQFADAFITNSEAGKAYLIDILGAKQTRTFARPYEVPTAKAMSKLAENSELNQQELQQPIFLFVGQLIPRKGLHLLLKACEILQQRGCSNYTLMIIGQGPDREKLENMSKDYGLEQSIKWIGWVDYSRIGEYFQLADVFILPTLEDTWGMVVLESMAYGKPILCSKWAGASELVLDGHNGYLFDPRNPEEVADAMYQFISTPDLIASFGRNSKQIIAEHTPETAAQFLAKVTNCILLNSTVT
- a CDS encoding glycosyltransferase family 4 protein, encoding MSKKTVAIFDLCVTSNSPIGSCLLQMIRGLCEDYQFVVFADKFENPAPDRIKWIRVPLPEKPVFLRFMAFNWLAPQYYRNYVRVEGEPQIVIGTEGEFPNCDICYAHFCHKAYLKRFPNKASFPRRFARSINRRFNASQEVKAYTHAETIVVPSKGLANELTQVYGSLLEKKIKRIPNPVDVEHFTRPQTFDSQLMRTKLGLSSEDVVLVFAALGDFDRKGLKPLLEALAILKNPQAKLLIVGGNHSEIKEYAAIRDRLEIAEKVVFLGFQSDVRPYLWLSDLFVFPSNYEVFPLVTLQAAVASLPIIATKVYGVEEFLQNGVNGWLIERDAKCIAETLKVALTDRERLLQMGVAAHHKASEYNKTVFVERWHTVLSSLV
- a CDS encoding glycosyltransferase family 4 protein gives rise to the protein MPELSQNSTLWIDRNQIGSDRKIMLFNLATDGHHPGYIQHLINFWGERGGPGCLDVVVSPKFMQRHTDIVNLASKYGQDRVNFVPISVAEETAFFPQSSYLNRKIYFFQEWKLCRKYAKALNATHCLLMYFDTLQIPIAFGGKSPCSFSAIYFRPTFHYDDFEHYKPTWKDRLQQSYEKFLLSLVLRHRQLKTLLCLDPFVLKHLNQFNTAANMVYLPDPVEIYNNTSTMPPEKLRHSLGVEADRKVLLLFGGLNQRKGLHQLLEAVSLLPSNVCQKLCLLLVGPIDSGIESQVRAKIAHLSQSLPVQIITCNQFVVDRDIQTYFQLADVILAPYQRHVGMSAILVRAAAAQKPVLSSDYGLMGEITRRHQLGLTVDSTVPNEIARGLTEFLLETPEKFCDRNKMKLLAEQNTVEQFASTIFSYM
- a CDS encoding NAD-dependent epimerase/dehydratase family protein, with protein sequence MKVLVTGSSGLIGSEAVAYYDREGHHVVGVDNNMRATFFGAQGDTTWNLHRLKDNTQFFEHKNIDIRDRQSIFDLFKENPFDLIVHCAAQPSHDKACQIPLLDFEVNALGTVNLLEATRQFCPEAVFIHMSTNKVYGDAPNEVPLIEKDKRYDYARAEDFNGISENCRIDQCLHSLFGASKTAADVVAQEYGRYFGMKVGIFRGGCLTGPSHSGVELHGFLSYLVKVAVSGGTYKVFGYKGKQVRDNIHSYDVIQAFEAFRRNPKPGEVYNLGGGRENSVSILEAFDLVESLTNRKMNWVYVEQNRIGDHICYISDLSKMKSHFPEWGITLSIKEIFQEIVVAQEEQYART